One genomic segment of Nothobranchius furzeri strain GRZ-AD chromosome 10, NfurGRZ-RIMD1, whole genome shotgun sequence includes these proteins:
- the LOC139072101 gene encoding dual specificity protein phosphatase 10: MPPLPLDERIVVIQRPKNLTLCDASPQTVPQHSSQITSSSNGRVCHPPHLHASSQPHFYSPSSKDLSVECKRRLSRAQHFKAKQPVPSAVVRHVPSHCHSNGTVTLGPRLPSHTHTIDIKVTVDKGARGGSSNSLGHNGSVKGGRGKCVFSQQEQGQFERKTGCAGRPGGAEHKPQRVRQLSSSPGGVLQFVPAQAQQDSFRCEKEREHSGFCNKCDQDFSSLSQRKNSKLGTVHQSHNSNSLPYHRHSVPVPHAAILNSTYPSPPPSQPAHVPVLFQQLSQPHPPCTRDHLPHILHGLPFSPCSSQAGGFPSPDHTCTIDCTHPFSCGCWRLVRCRGCKRDSSSFQGGGGSPSTSFSCGHNVGAVKKGSKDMGLKNLGGCLSTASTSNTSSSNSTASDCRANLLKPLSCASCSGEARNFESPAILRKKLVGGCLPCTPLSSSGPLRAIQSCVTGCNPKASQTGSSSCSYCSSDPIVVTYNPRRGKPLARSIGAAHPVAMFQGDDDDYSMPTIWPEELAKKITHSRAQKNNCAGMGVGVRKTCSGQTQNGSNGTSFALLDCQKLQEYAQTHLKDQAGRRRLQQGKQAALDFVGSRLGSGYEDGRSSLKRLLNKEDAGMSDGPEQDEDGAYPQSPSPRTVSPPSPVSFSPPPSAPSTLIKPKPWQRDREGGHSLPSAQSLHLALSSLNSEQNEENNRMRLSLPLSSSLPASLSDETVMTPDAENAVISPILPFLFLGNERDAQDLDLLLRLNIGFVVNVTTHLPLYHVSVGLHYKRLPATDNSKQNLRQYFEEVFEFIEEAYQSGKGVLIHCQAGVSRSATIVIAYLMKHTLMTMTDAYKYVRSRRPVVSPNLNFMGQLLEFERDLNSGVTPRILMPKLIGVETQV, from the exons ATGCCTCCCCTCCCTCTTGACGAGCGTATAGTTGTAATTCAGCGCCCTAAAAACCTAACCCTATGTGATGCGTCCCCACAAACTGTCCCACAGCACTCCTCCCAAATAACATCCTCCTCCAATGGACGAGTGTGTCACCCTCCTCACCTCCATGCTTCTTCCCAGCCTCATTTTTATTCACCCTCAAGTAAAGATCTGAGTGTGGAATGCAAGCGCAGGTTGTCCCGCGCGCAGCATTTCAAGGCCAAGCAGCCAGTCCCTTCAGCAGTTGTCAGACACGTCCCCAGCCACTGTCACAGCAATGGAACTGTAACTCTCGGCCCACGCCTGCCCTCCCACACGCATACAATTGACATCAAGGTAACTGTGGACAAAGGGGCGCGGGGAGGATCAAGCAACTCATTAGGGCATAATGGAAGCGTGAAAGGTGGCAGAGGAAAATGTGTCTTCTCCCAGCAGGAGCAAGGTCAGTTTGAGAGAAAGACTGGCTGTGCAGGGAGGCCGGGTGGAGCTGAGCACAAACCGCAGCGAGTTCGTCAGCTGTCGTCTTCCCCTGGAGGGGTTCTTCAATTTGTCCCTGCTCAGGCGCAACAGGATTCATTCAGATGTGAAAAGGAGAGGGAACACTCTGGTTTTTGTAACAAATGTGACCAGGATTTTTCCTCGTTGAGTCAGAGGAAGAATTCCAAACTGGGAACTGTACATCAGAGCCATAATAGCAACAGTCTGCCCTACCATCGCCACTCTGTTCCCGTGCCCCACGCTGCCATTCTAAACTCTACCTACCCGTCACCCCCTCCTTCCCAACCAGCACATGTTCCAGTGTTGTTCCAGCAGCTTAGCCAGCCTCACCCGCCTTGCACCAGGGATCACCTCCCCCATATCCTTCATGGTCTTCCCTTCTCCCCTTGTTCCTCTCAGGCTGGAGGGTTTCCTAGCCCCGACCATACCTGCACCATTGACTGTACACACCCTTTCAGCTGTGGCTGCTGGAGGTTGGTAAGATGCAGGGGTTGTAAACGGGATAGTTCTAGCTttcaaggaggaggaggaagccctTCCACCTCGTTTTCCTGTGGTCACAATGTTGGAGCAGTGAAGAAGGGAAGTAAAGATATGGGCCTGAAAAACCTGGGGGGCTGTCTCTCCACCGCCTCCACCTCCAACACCTCCTCATCTAACAGCACTGCTTCCGACTGTCGAGCAAACCTGCTCAAACCTCTCAGCTGTGCCTCCTGCTCTGGTGAGGCCAGAAACTTCGAGAGTCCTGCTATCCTTCGCAAAAAACTAGTTGGAGGATGTCTTCCCTGCACTCCTTTGTCCTCTTCTGGCCCTCTGAGGGCGATACAGAGCTGTGTCACAGGTTGCAACCCCAAAGCATCTCAGACGGGCAGTTCCAGCTGCAGCTACTGCAGCAGCGACCCCATAGTGGTGACGTACAACCCTCGCCGAGGGAAACCCCTTGCAAGAAGCATCGGAGCAGCTCACCCAGTGGCTATGTTCCAGGGGGATGACGATGATTACAGCATGCCAACTATATGGCCCGAGGAGCTGGCCAAGAAGATCACCCACTCTAGAGCCCAAAAGAACAACTGTGCTGGAATGGGGGTAGGAGTTAGGAAAACTTGTTCAGGTCAGACTCAGAATGGCAGCAATGGAACCAGCTTTGCTCTTTTGGACTGTCAAAAACTTCAGGAATATGCACAGACACATCTTAAAGATCAAGCCGGCCGACGACGACTTCAGCAGGGCAAACAGGCGGCCCTTGATTTTGTGGGTAGTAGGCTGGGATCTGGGTACGAAGACGGCCGTAGCTCACTGAAAAGGCTTCTAAACAAAGAAGATGCAGGAATGAGTGATGGTCCCGAGCAAGATGAAGATGGAGCATATCCTCAATCCCCCTCTCCTCGCACAGTGTCTCCTCCATCTCCTGTctctttttcccctccaccttctGCCCCTAGCACGCTCATCAAACCTAAACCATGGCAGAGAGATAGGGAGGGGGGACACTCCCTACCGTCAGCTCAGTCGCTTCACCTGGCCCTGAGCTCCCTTAACAGCGAGCAAAATGAAGAGAACAACCGAA TGCGCCTGTCTTTGCCGTTGTCGTCCTCATTGCCAGCTTCTCTGTCCGATGAAACTGTGATGACTCCTGATGCAGAGAATGCTGTCATCAGTCCGATCCTGCCCTTTCTGTTTTTGGGGAACGAGAGAGACGCCCAGGACCTGGACCTGCTGCTGCGTCTCAACATTGGCTTTGTGGTGAACGTGACCACACACCTGCCCCTGTACCATGTCAGCGTTGGACTGCACTACAAACGGCTCCCGGCCACAGACAACAGCAAGCAAAACCTCAGACAGTactttgaggaggtctttgagttCATTG AAGAGGCATATCAGAGTGGAAAGGGTGTGTTGATACACTGCCAGGCAGGCGTGTCCCGATCTGCAACCATCGTCATCGCCTACCTTATGAAGCACACCCTCATGACGATGACCGATGCCTACAAATATGTGCGGAGCCGTCGCCCAGTGGTGTCGCCTAATCTGAACTTCATGGGCCAGCTGTTGGAGTTTGAGAGGGACCTCAACTCCGGGGTGACTCCTCGGATCCTGATGCCTAAACTTATTGGTGTGGAGACACAGGTGTGA